Genomic DNA from Buchnera aphidicola (Hyperomyzus lactucae):
ATTATTTTTTTTAATATTAGAATAAGCCAGAAATAACCAATAAAAATTTATTATAGAAGATAAAAACAAAAAATTATAACTCAAAAAACCTAACACAGTTAATAATGAACTAAAAATAATAAACCCAATAATATAATAAAAAATGTGTTTTTTTGCAACAGCAATGCTTTTTACTAAAGGAAAAATTGGAATTTTAGCTTTTTGATAATCTTTAATTCTAACAATAGAAATAGCATAAAAATGAGACATTTGCCAAAATATAAAAATTATATATAATAATATAGAGCATACATCAATATAATTAGAAACTGCCGTATAACCAATCATAGAAGGCATCGAACCTGAAAAACTACCAATAAATGTTGAATAAATTGATCTTCTTTTATACAACAAGGTATACAAAAAAATGTAAATAAAAAATCCTAAGATTGAAAAAATCATCGATAAAAAATTTACTAAAAACCCTAATATAAATACTCCTAATATTCCTAAAATAATAGCAAAAATGGATGCTGATAAAAAAGAAATCAATTTTCTTGATAAGACTCTCTTATTTGTACGATTCATTTTTTTATCTATATCATGATCAATTAAATTATTAAAGACACAAGCAGAAGCTATTACAAAAGATGTACCTAAAATAGTATAAAAAAATAAAAAAAAATCAAAACAAGTGTTTCTTGATGCCAAAAAAAAACTTCCCATGATTAAAATTATATTACCTAAAATAATACCAGGTTTGATTATTTCTAAATAATTCTTAAACATAAATTATACGTCTTTAATTAATTATAATACAGTATACATCACATGATGATTTAAATTATACATGATCCATATCGAACCAAATACGACAATAAAAATAATTATAATTACAAACAATAGAGTGACAAGATTCCATCGCATTTCTGAAGAAAAATCTAAATGCAAAAAATACACAAAATGAACTATAATTTGAATTATAGAACATACTAAAACAAGTATATAATTTAATTTACTAGGAAAAGTTTTTTGTATTACTAGCAAAAACGGAACTATAGTTAGTATTATAGAAAAGCAAAAACCTAATAAATAAGACTGAATTTCTTTATTATTATTTTTTTTAATAAAATTGTACATTAAATAGCTCCATTTAAATAAACAAAGGTAAAAACACAAATCCATATAATATCTAAAAAGTGCCAAAAAATGCTGAAACATAAAATTCTGGTATATATCGAATTAGTTAAACCTAATTTTTTTAACTGATAAAATATTGATAATATAAAAATTAAACCAAAGAAAATATGGACACCATGAGTACCAACAAGAGTGAAAAAAATAGAAAAAAATGCATGTTTATCAGGACTTAAATTTCTTATTATAAGTTCATAAAACTCATTTATT
This window encodes:
- the cyoE gene encoding heme o synthase, which produces MFKNYLEIIKPGIILGNIILIMGSFFLASRNTCFDFFLFFYTILGTSFVIASACVFNNLIDHDIDKKMNRTNKRVLSRKLISFLSASIFAIILGILGVFILGFLVNFLSMIFSILGFFIYIFLYTLLYKRRSIYSTFIGSFSGSMPSMIGYTAVSNYIDVCSILLYIIFIFWQMSHFYAISIVRIKDYQKAKIPIFPLVKSIAVAKKHIFYYIIGFIIFSSLLTVLGFLSYNFLFLSSIINFYWLFLAYSNIKKNNDKRNASRLFYYSIIVVVFLNFLMSIDFLF
- the cyoD gene encoding cytochrome o ubiquinol oxidase subunit IV, translated to MYNFIKKNNNKEIQSYLLGFCFSIILTIVPFLLVIQKTFPSKLNYILVLVCSIIQIIVHFVYFLHLDFSSEMRWNLVTLLFVIIIIFIVVFGSIWIMYNLNHHVMYTVL